Genomic window (Melioribacteraceae bacterium):
ATTTACCTGAAGTTCATAAAAGTTTGCGCCTGATACTCCTAACCAAGTGAATGTTGTATTTACCGCAATATTTGTCGCCACATCGGCAGGTGTTGTTAATGTTGGTGTACCGGTAGTTGTAAATGAAAATGCACTGCTCCATGCGCTAAATGTTACACCTCCGTCATCAGATGCTCTCACTCTCCAATAATAAACTGTATTATTTGCCAAACCTACTGCCGGTGGTGATGTTGTATAATTTCCTCCAGCGGGCGCGAATTCTGAAGCGTTAACGAATGTGTTATCATCATTAACTTCCAATTCATAATAATTTGCTCCTACCGAAGCATTCCAGCTAAATGTCGTATTCACCGCAATATTTACATCGGTATCAGCGGGGGTTGTTAATGTTGGAGGGGATAGCTCTGTCGTGAATGAAAATGTGGAACTCCAATCTCCATAAGTAACTCCACCATCACCCGAAGCTCTAACTCGCCAATAATATGTAGTTAAGCCAGATAACCCTGTTGCCGCTCCGGAGGTAGTGTAATTACCAGCCGCAGGTGCAAATTCCGCCGCGTTAGTAAAGGTATTATCATCATTAACTTCTAATTGGTAAAAGTTTGCGCCTGCCACCGCTCCCCATGTAAATGTTGTATTTAAAGCAATATCAGTATCTGTATCGGCTGGTGTCGTTAAACTCGGGGCGCCCACTATTGTGGTAAATGATCTGGTTGAACTCCAGGCCCCATAAGTTACTCCGCCATCATTCGATGCTCTTACTCTCCAATAATAAACTGTATTGTTTGATAAGCCTGTTGCGGCTGGTGATGTTGTATAGTTTCCAGGTGCGGGGGCAAATTCTGCAGCGTTAACAAATGTGTTATCATCGTTAACTTGCAATTCATAAAAATTACCACCTGCAACTGCGTTCCATGTAAATGTAGTATTCAATAATATGTTTGGAGCTAAATCTGCTGGAGTTGATAAAGTTGGTGCGGTTGGAAGTGTAGTGAATGTATAATATCCTACTCCGCCAGGTTCTACTGTTGTATTGGCATCAACATTCCGAATTCTCCAATAATATGTGGTGTTGTATGCAAAGTTTGATTGACCAGCTAACGCATTTATTAAATCACCAGCAACGAAGGTATAACTGTTTGCTCCATTGCCCAAATTTTGATTTATTACCAAATCAACAGGATTAAATGCGGTAGTAGTTGATACTTGAATTCTAGTATTTGGAGGAACTACCACTGCGGTAAACGAAAAGTTCGTTGTTACCGAGACCCCCGTAGCATTATCCACCGGTGACTGAGCATATATGCTCGTTATTACAAACAATAGTAAAATCGTTCTTAGAATATTTTTCATTTTGTAACCTTTTATATTTTCTAAATTTTTTCTCATTACTCTTTGTTAATGAGACTGCTTTTTCTTGACTCGAATGTTATCACAAAGGATCATCTGCTCGATGACCCTTCATGATCTAATCCTTATCTATCAAGAAAAGTAGGTAACATGGCATGCATAGAGAGCTAACCCAATTGCTGCCAGTACTACTAGTAGCATTATTGATGCGCTGAATTTTTTCATTTTCTACTCTCTATGGTTTATTATTTAATTAATAGCATTTTCTTTGAGCTGGCAAAATTGCCTGTTGTCATTCTATATACATAAATTCCGGTTGATACTTTATTGCCCATATTATCATCACCGTTCCATTGTATTGAATGACTTCCAGCTGAGTACTCGCTGTTAATTAATGTTTTTATTTCTTTGCCAAGTAGATCGTATATCTTTAAGGTTACAAATCCATTTACTGGTGTTGTAAATTTTATTTGTGTACTTGGATTAAATGGATTTGGATAATTCTGCATCAATTCAAATGTATTGGGGATTACAGTTTCTTCAACACTAACTACACTGCCTGTACTAAATGCTGTTGGTGCTGAAAAGCTTGATATTTCTCCCTTTTCTGTTTTTGATGCAACTCTCCAGAAATAATCTTTATTTTTTTCTAATCCTTGTAATGTTACGCTTGTACCGGTCAATCCGGTTAATTTTTGTGATGTAGTGAAATTTTTATCAGTTGAATATTCTAAATCATAAGTTAACTTGCTTGTACTTGGCGCTGGGATAATCCATGAAATAGTTGCCGATGTATTGTTTATTGGGTAACCATTTATTGGACTTCCTGCTAATGGAACCACACTTGCCGCGCCGGGTGATAATGTGAAATATCCGAGTGTTGACCATGCTGATTCTGAACCTACGCCAACAGTAGTTATTCTTGAACGAACCTGCCAGTAATATGTTGCGCCTGGTGTAAGACCGGTTAGAACAAATGATGTTGTGTTTAACCATGGTGCTACTGCTTCATTTACAACTGGTGAAGATAACTTTCCAGCTGTTAGAGCGGGACTAGTTGAATAAAGTACTTGATACTGAATTGGTTCTGTGTAAGAAGCTGACCAGGTCAATGTTGGGTTTGTAACAAAAATAACTGAACCTGATGTTGGGCCGGATATAGTTGGTACTGGTGCTGTGGCGGCGGCGTTCACGGTCGAAGGATATATAAAACTTCCTGCTGTTGAAACTGGTCCATATAAACCGGTGGAAGTCATTCTTCCTTTAACTCTCCAATAATATGTTCCGCCTAATGTTGGGTTTAACGTTGTAACGTTACCCGAGGTTAAAGTATATGAAGCTGCAGCAATATCAGAAACAGTTAAATTAATCGAACCAAACAATGGATCATCATCAATTTCCAATTCAAAGAATAATACCGGTGCATAAGTGTTTGTTGTCCAGTAGAATGTTGGTTCGGCTTGAACTGATGCGCCAAGTACCGGGTAGATTGGATAACAAACTAAAAATGTATATGTACCATATACAACAAAACTTTGTTCTGATGACCAGGTAAGCCCTTCAGTTACCCCAGCAACTGGGACAACTTGCCAATAATAAGTAGCACCCGGTGTTAATGCAAAAGGAATTGTTGTAAACCAATTTGTTGAAGCCGTATTAAAATAACCTTCTTCCGCGTCTGTATTCCCAAGCGCAACTGTATATGCGTTACCAGCTTTTCTATAACGTACATTGTAACTTGTAACTTTAGTATTGTATGATAGTTGGTACCAATATAAGCTTGGTGGATTATTATAAATGCTTACTCCACCTGTCGGATAAGAAGCAATTGCGGTTGGCAATCCGGCCATATCAAATCTCCAAACATTGGAATAATTAATTATAGCACCACCAACTCCAGCAACCTTTGATGTAACTCTCCACCAATATGAAGTACCTTGGTTGAATATTGAAGTATTCAGAGTTACATATGTGTCAGCTGTGGTTGTAGTTGCTAGGGCTACCAATGTAGTCATACCTGCATCTTCTGCAACCTCAAGAATATACTCAATTCCTGACACTCCTGTTGACCATGAGAAAGTTAGGAGTTCAGCTGAGACTACAGATAAGTTTGCGGGACTACTCAAATATGGTACAGCGGGAGGTACTGTTGTAAAACTAAATGGAACTGCGGGCGCCCATATAGTACCACCATCTTCACTAACCTGCCAATAATATGTTACACCATTGAGAAGTGGTGTAGTATTAGTATAAGTGTTAGCGGCAGGATTAATAGTGTAAACTGTTGGACTGGCCATAGTACTGCTTGTAGAAAATCGAATTCTATTTGCAGTTGAAGCACCCCAAGTCCATGAAAAATCATGAATCACTCCAACACCAACGGCTGCGTTAGCAGGATCTGGTGTGGTAGGTTGAGCTAAAGCAAAAGTAGAAATAACAACGAAGAGAAAAAAAGTAAATAACTTTTTCATAATACACCCTCTCATATAAATATGTTTAAATTCTTATGCACGGCTGGAAATAGCAAAGTATGATTGGATACTTTGCAGATATATTAATGTGAATCATCAGATTATCCCTCATCTGTCTTCACATTTCATGTAAATGAACGTTCGGCTGGTAAAACTGCAACAAACGTAATATGTTTTAATAAGATAGTCAAGTATTTTATTTTGAGATATTTTATCGGATTAAATTTTCATGAAATATAAAAAAAGTGCAAACCTCACTATTTTTTATTCCGAAATTAATGATAATGCTTTCAACTTAATTGGTCCAATAAAAATTATACATCACTGGTTGGTTACATTAAACCAATCAAAGTATCTTCATTAACTAAAATAATAAGAAATATTTTTTGAGAAAATTTCTGAAATATTTTTTGAAAAGATTTCTTTTTATTATGTTCACTTTCAAAACATTCGGGCATTACCAATCTTTTAGAGACAATAACAATTAAACATCCTGGGATTATAGTATAGATTAAAATTTTTGAATCACATTACACTTAATAATTAAGAGCGGGGTTCGAATGCAGGTTAAACGAGAACAATGGGGGAGCAAAATTGGATTTATTCTTGCTGCGGCAGGATCGGCTGTTGGGCTTGGAAATATTTGGCGATTCCCCTATTTAGCCGGAGAAAATGGAGGAGCCGCTTTCATTTTTGTTTATATACTTTGTGTGGTGGCTATTGGCATACCTGTTTTAATTGCAGAAATATTGATTGGAAGAACAACTCAAAAAAATCCCGTTGGCTCATTTAAATCATTAACCAATAATAAATTTTGGCATTCAATTGGAGGAATGGGGGTATTTGCCGGGTTTATAATTTTGTCATTTTACGCTGTGGTTGCAGGATGGACGGTAGGCTATATAATAGAAGCATTTCGTGGTACCCTTTCTACAGATATTAATTCAACAATAGCTAATAATCATTTTGAAGCATTGACCCAAAATCCCGTTTGGGATATTTCCATGCTTGCATTGATTATGCTATTCACCATGGGAATAGTGTATTTCGGTGTTCAAAAAGGTATTGAACTTGGCGGTAAAATTATGATGCCTCTTCTTTTCATATTGTTAATTGGATTAATGATAAGAGGTTTAACACTCGACACAGAATTAAAAGGACTCAATTATTTATTTAATCCCGACTTCAGTAAAATTACAACTAAAGTGGTTTTAGCGGCTCTTGGACAAGCTTTCTTCTCTATGAGTCTGGGAATGGGCGCAATGATGACATATGGCAGTTATATGTCGAAGAAAGATAATATTCCGGTATCATCGGTTTGGATTGCATTTCTCGATACAGCGGTTGCCATTGTAGCAGGTATTTGTATTTTCAGTATTGTATTTGCTACGGGACAAAGCCCTGATGTAGGTCCAAGTTTAATTTTCCAAACTCTTCCAGTGGTATTTACTAAAATGACGGGAGGATATTGGTTCTCGATATTATTTTTTATCGCACTTGCGCTTGCCGCATTAACCTCTACTGTCTCTCTCCTCGAAGTTGTAACAGCATATTTTGTTGATGAAAAAGGATGGAAGCGTCAAAATGCAGTGCTCGTATTTGGAACATTAGCTTTTATTCTAGGAATTCCAAGCGCGCTCTCATTTAACGCGTTAGCTGATTTTAAAATTTTAGGATTAACATTTTTTAGCGTCACCGAATTTTTATCATCTAATTTGATGCTGCCTGTAGGAGGATTTTTTATTTCAATTTTTGTCGGTTGGTTATGGGGGTTGGATAAAGTAAAAGAGTTTATCCGATTCGGTTCGGAAACATTATTTGATAAATTAAAATGGTTCTTCCCTTTCTGGGTATTTATTTTGAAATATTTAGCACCAATACTAATTTTAATTGTTTTACTTAGTTCAATCGGACTAATCTAATCCTTAATTAAACAGCGGGTAAAAATGAAAAAATCGACTGCCGGAATAATAACTATCGCAATAATTTTTCTTCTTTTTATCATAGAAGGAAAAGATTTTTTTGATCTTGTTTGGACATTCCCCGGAAATTTTGACATCATTAAAAACTTCCCTAGTAAAGATGTTCCTCTTGGTTCAATACCATTAATTCTACTGCTCTTATTAGGAACAGGCATCTTCATCACTATCAAAAACCTATTCCCCCAAATTCGTTACATGATACATGGAATTAAAGTTACTGCCGGAGTTTATGATGATCCTAAAGATGCCGGAGACTTGAATCACTTTAAAGCTTTATCTACCGCAATTTCAGCTACCGTCGGAATAGGAAATATTGCCGGTGTTGCAACCGCGATTTATTATGGAGGTCCTGGGGCGCTTTTTTGGATGTGGATGACTGCCCTATTCGGCTCAGCGCTTAAATTTGCTGAATGTTCGTTAGCCCACAAATACAGAGAAATATTACCTGATGGTTCAATTGCCGGTGGTCCAATGTACACTATAGAAAAAGGGTTGGGTCCAAAATTTAAGTGGCTTGCTATAGTATTTGCATCATTTGCAATTATATGTTCATTCGCAACGGGAAATGCTATTCAATCATTTACTCTATCAGATCAAATATATTCTGAAGTAAGACAAGTATTAGGCACGGATAATTTTTGGACTATACAACATCAAATATTCAGCGGATTTGCTGTATCATATACTCAGTTGATTAATGGTGTTGTTATAGCCTCACTGGTTGCGGTTGTAATAATTGGTGGAATTAAAAGAATTGGTAATGTGACCGGTATTCTTTCCCCATTAATGGCGCTATTTTATTTTATAACTGCGGTAATTGTGTTGATCTCAAATTTTAATCATCTAATACCTAGTTTGGAGATGATTGTTGTGTATGCTTTTAATCCTCCCGCCGAAATTGCCGGTGTTACGGGGGGAACATTTTTAGTCTGGATGAATACCGTTTTATGGGGAGTTAAAAGAGGGTTGTATTCGAATGAATCGGGGCAAGGCAGCGCGCCAATCGCGCATTCAACTGCCAAAACTAAATATGGTGTTAGGGAAGGAACCGTTGCGTTATTAGAACCATTTATTGATA
Coding sequences:
- a CDS encoding T9SS type A sorting domain-containing protein, encoding MKKLFTFFLFVVISTFALAQPTTPDPANAAVGVGVIHDFSWTWGASTANRIRFSTSSTMASPTVYTINPAANTYTNTTPLLNGVTYYWQVSEDGGTIWAPAVPFSFTTVPPAVPYLSSPANLSVVSAELLTFSWSTGVSGIEYILEVAEDAGMTTLVALATTTTADTYVTLNTSIFNQGTSYWWRVTSKVAGVGGAIINYSNVWRFDMAGLPTAIASYPTGGVSIYNNPPSLYWYQLSYNTKVTSYNVRYRKAGNAYTVALGNTDAEEGYFNTASTNWFTTIPFALTPGATYYWQVVPVAGVTEGLTWSSEQSFVVYGTYTFLVCYPIYPVLGASVQAEPTFYWTTNTYAPVLFFELEIDDDPLFGSINLTVSDIAAASYTLTSGNVTTLNPTLGGTYYWRVKGRMTSTGLYGPVSTAGSFIYPSTVNAAATAPVPTISGPTSGSVIFVTNPTLTWSASYTEPIQYQVLYSTSPALTAGKLSSPVVNEAVAPWLNTTSFVLTGLTPGATYYWQVRSRITTVGVGSESAWSTLGYFTLSPGAASVVPLAGSPINGYPINNTSATISWIIPAPSTSKLTYDLEYSTDKNFTTSQKLTGLTGTSVTLQGLEKNKDYFWRVASKTEKGEISSFSAPTAFSTGSVVSVEETVIPNTFELMQNYPNPFNPSTQIKFTTPVNGFVTLKIYDLLGKEIKTLINSEYSAGSHSIQWNGDDNMGNKVSTGIYVYRMTTGNFASSKKMLLIK
- a CDS encoding sodium-dependent transporter translates to MQVKREQWGSKIGFILAAAGSAVGLGNIWRFPYLAGENGGAAFIFVYILCVVAIGIPVLIAEILIGRTTQKNPVGSFKSLTNNKFWHSIGGMGVFAGFIILSFYAVVAGWTVGYIIEAFRGTLSTDINSTIANNHFEALTQNPVWDISMLALIMLFTMGIVYFGVQKGIELGGKIMMPLLFILLIGLMIRGLTLDTELKGLNYLFNPDFSKITTKVVLAALGQAFFSMSLGMGAMMTYGSYMSKKDNIPVSSVWIAFLDTAVAIVAGICIFSIVFATGQSPDVGPSLIFQTLPVVFTKMTGGYWFSILFFIALALAALTSTVSLLEVVTAYFVDEKGWKRQNAVLVFGTLAFILGIPSALSFNALADFKILGLTFFSVTEFLSSNLMLPVGGFFISIFVGWLWGLDKVKEFIRFGSETLFDKLKWFFPFWVFILKYLAPILILIVLLSSIGLI
- a CDS encoding alanine:cation symporter family protein; protein product: MKKSTAGIITIAIIFLLFIIEGKDFFDLVWTFPGNFDIIKNFPSKDVPLGSIPLILLLLLGTGIFITIKNLFPQIRYMIHGIKVTAGVYDDPKDAGDLNHFKALSTAISATVGIGNIAGVATAIYYGGPGALFWMWMTALFGSALKFAECSLAHKYREILPDGSIAGGPMYTIEKGLGPKFKWLAIVFASFAIICSFATGNAIQSFTLSDQIYSEVRQVLGTDNFWTIQHQIFSGFAVSYTQLINGVVIASLVAVVIIGGIKRIGNVTGILSPLMALFYFITAVIVLISNFNHLIPSLEMIVVYAFNPPAEIAGVTGGTFLVWMNTVLWGVKRGLYSNESGQGSAPIAHSTAKTKYGVREGTVALLEPFIDTIIICTLTGLVIITTDAWHHTAFYQTRIDPSFSGPLYNASLLTAFAFKQGLMWLFSYGDKIVTLGVLLFAISTIISWSYYGDRATYYLFGNKAILPYKWVFVLFVFIGAIAELEAIWAFGDAALGFMTAPNLLSIILLSGVLRKDIKEYFSIKHIPYKDRLDK